One Choloepus didactylus isolate mChoDid1 chromosome 8, mChoDid1.pri, whole genome shotgun sequence DNA window includes the following coding sequences:
- the MAPK12 gene encoding mitogen-activated protein kinase 12 isoform X9, which translates to MRHENVIGLLDVFTPDETLDDFTDFYLVMPYMGTDLGKLMKHEKLSEDRIQFLVYQILKGLKYIHAAGIIHRDLKPGNLAVNEDCELKILDFGLARQVDSEMTGYVVTRWYRAPEVILSWMHYTQTVDIWSVGCIMAEMITGQTLFKGSDHLDQLKEIVKVTGTPSPDFVQRLQSADAKNYMKGLPELEKKDFASILTNASPLAVNLLEKMLVLDAEQRVTAAEALAHPYFESLHDPEEEPRTQKYDDSSDLAERTLEDWRRVTYKEVLSFKPPLQLGPQVSKETAL; encoded by the exons ATGCGCCACGAGAAC GTAATTGGGCTGCTGGATGTGTTTACTCCCGATGAGACACTGGACGACTTCACGGACTT CTACCTGGTGATGCCGTACATGGGCACAGACCTGGGCAAGCTCATGAAGCACGAAAAGCTGAGCGAGGACAGGATCCAGTTCCTCGTGTACCAGATACTGAAGGGGCTCAAG TACATCCACGCTGCAGGCATCATCCACAGG GACCTGAAGCCGGGCAACCTGGCTGTGAACGAGGACTGCGAGCTGAAG ATCCTGGACTTCGGCCTGGCCCGGCAGGTGGACAGCGAGATGACTGGGTACGTGGTGACCCGGTGGTACCGGGCGCCCGAGGTCATCCTGAGCTGGATGCACTACACGCAGACAG TCGACATCTGGTCTGTGGGCTGCATCATGGCGGAGATGATCACCGGGCAGACGCTATTCAAGGGCAGTGACC ACCTGGACCAGCTGAAGGAGATCGTGAAGGTGACGGGGACTCCGTCGCCCGACTTTGTGCAGAGGCTGCAGAGTGCGGAC gccaagaactacatgaagggCCTCCCCGAGCTGGAGAAGAAGGATTTTGCCTCCATCCTGACCAACGCAAGCCCTCTGG CCGTGAACCTGCTGGAGAAGATGCTGGTGCTGGACGCGGAGCAGCGGGTGACGGCGGCCGAGGCGCTGGCGCACCCCTACTTCGAGTCCCTGCACGACCCGGAGGAGGAGCCCAGGACGCAGAAGTACGACGACTCGTCGGACCTCGCGGAGCGCACGCTGGAGGACTGGCGGC GTGTCACCTACAAGGAGGTGCTCAGCTTCAAGCCTCCCCTGCAGCTGGGGCCCCAGGTCTCCAAGGAGACAGCCCTGTGA
- the MAPK12 gene encoding mitogen-activated protein kinase 12 isoform X5 — translation MRHENVIGLLDVFTPDETLDDFTDLPRPGKGSRTAALPLTPAWAPRRQLPGDAVHGHRPGQAHEARKAERGQDPVPRVPDTEGAQVHPRCRHHPQGGSQPVGEPAPLTRWPGAPSLRFSPARGLVTGAGGRVCDTHTRSHEKPRPPWRAAGPRGGLKVRPSLLCPQDLKPGNLAVNEDCELKILDFGLARQVDSEMTGYVVTRWYRAPEVILSWMHYTQTVDIWSVGCIMAEMITGQTLFKGSDHLDQLKEIVKVTGTPSPDFVQRLQSADAKNYMKGLPELEKKDFASILTNASPLAVNLLEKMLVLDAEQRVTAAEALAHPYFESLHDPEEEPRTQKYDDSSDLAERTLEDWRRVTYKEVLSFKPPLQLGPQVSKETAL, via the exons ATGCGCCACGAGAAC GTAATTGGGCTGCTGGATGTGTTTACTCCCGATGAGACACTGGACGACTTCACGGACTT GCCTCGGCCAGGGAAGGGCAGCAGGACGGCAGCCTTGCCCTTGACCCCTGCCTGGGCCCCACGCCGGCAGCTACCTGGTGATGCCGTACATGGGCACAGACCTGGGCAAGCTCATGAAGCACGAAAAGCTGAGCGAGGACAGGATCCAGTTCCTCGTGTACCAGATACTGAAGGGGCTCAAG TACATCCACGCTGCAGGCATCATCCACAGGGTGGGTCCCAGCCGGTCGGTGAGCCTGCCCCACTGACCCGCTGGCCTGGCGCCCCCAGCCTCCGCTTCTCACCTGCAAGGGGGCTCGTGACGGGGGCTGGTGGGAGAGTGTGCGACACCCACACACGGTCCCACGAGAAGCCCAGGCCCCCCTGGAGGGCTGCAGGGCCGAGGGGTGGGCTGAAGGTCCGGCCATCACTGCTCTGTCCCCAGGACCTGAAGCCGGGCAACCTGGCTGTGAACGAGGACTGCGAGCTGAAG ATCCTGGACTTCGGCCTGGCCCGGCAGGTGGACAGCGAGATGACTGGGTACGTGGTGACCCGGTGGTACCGGGCGCCCGAGGTCATCCTGAGCTGGATGCACTACACGCAGACAG TCGACATCTGGTCTGTGGGCTGCATCATGGCGGAGATGATCACCGGGCAGACGCTATTCAAGGGCAGTGACC ACCTGGACCAGCTGAAGGAGATCGTGAAGGTGACGGGGACTCCGTCGCCCGACTTTGTGCAGAGGCTGCAGAGTGCGGAC gccaagaactacatgaagggCCTCCCCGAGCTGGAGAAGAAGGATTTTGCCTCCATCCTGACCAACGCAAGCCCTCTGG CCGTGAACCTGCTGGAGAAGATGCTGGTGCTGGACGCGGAGCAGCGGGTGACGGCGGCCGAGGCGCTGGCGCACCCCTACTTCGAGTCCCTGCACGACCCGGAGGAGGAGCCCAGGACGCAGAAGTACGACGACTCGTCGGACCTCGCGGAGCGCACGCTGGAGGACTGGCGGC GTGTCACCTACAAGGAGGTGCTCAGCTTCAAGCCTCCCCTGCAGCTGGGGCCCCAGGTCTCCAAGGAGACAGCCCTGTGA
- the MAPK12 gene encoding mitogen-activated protein kinase 12 isoform X8 translates to MSSPPPARRGFYRQEVTKTEWEVRAEYRDLQPSELFAKRAYRELRLLKHMRHENVIGLLDVFTPDETLDDFTDFYLVMPYMGTDLGKLMKHEKLSEDRIQFLVYQILKGLKYIHAAGIIHRDLKPGNLAVNEDCELKILDFGLARQVDSEMTGYVVTRWYRAPEVILSWMHYTQTVDIWSVGCIMAEMITGQTLFKGSDHLDQLKEIVKVTGTPSPDFVQRLQSADAKNYMKGLPELEKKDFASILTNASPLAVNLLEKMLVLDAEQRVTAAEALAHPYFESLHDPEEEPRTQKYDDSSDLAERTLEDWRRVTYKEVLSFKPPLQLGPQVSKETAL, encoded by the exons ATGAGCTCCCCGCCGCCCGCCCGCAGGGGCTTCTACCGCCAGGAGGTGACCAAGACCGAGTGGGAGGTGCGCGCCGAGTACCGCGACCTGCAGCCG TCGGAGCTGTTCGCCAAGCGCGCCTACCGCGAGCTGCGCCTCCTCAAGCACATGCGCCACGAGAAC GTAATTGGGCTGCTGGATGTGTTTACTCCCGATGAGACACTGGACGACTTCACGGACTT CTACCTGGTGATGCCGTACATGGGCACAGACCTGGGCAAGCTCATGAAGCACGAAAAGCTGAGCGAGGACAGGATCCAGTTCCTCGTGTACCAGATACTGAAGGGGCTCAAG TACATCCACGCTGCAGGCATCATCCACAGG GACCTGAAGCCGGGCAACCTGGCTGTGAACGAGGACTGCGAGCTGAAG ATCCTGGACTTCGGCCTGGCCCGGCAGGTGGACAGCGAGATGACTGGGTACGTGGTGACCCGGTGGTACCGGGCGCCCGAGGTCATCCTGAGCTGGATGCACTACACGCAGACAG TCGACATCTGGTCTGTGGGCTGCATCATGGCGGAGATGATCACCGGGCAGACGCTATTCAAGGGCAGTGACC ACCTGGACCAGCTGAAGGAGATCGTGAAGGTGACGGGGACTCCGTCGCCCGACTTTGTGCAGAGGCTGCAGAGTGCGGAC gccaagaactacatgaagggCCTCCCCGAGCTGGAGAAGAAGGATTTTGCCTCCATCCTGACCAACGCAAGCCCTCTGG CCGTGAACCTGCTGGAGAAGATGCTGGTGCTGGACGCGGAGCAGCGGGTGACGGCGGCCGAGGCGCTGGCGCACCCCTACTTCGAGTCCCTGCACGACCCGGAGGAGGAGCCCAGGACGCAGAAGTACGACGACTCGTCGGACCTCGCGGAGCGCACGCTGGAGGACTGGCGGC GTGTCACCTACAAGGAGGTGCTCAGCTTCAAGCCTCCCCTGCAGCTGGGGCCCCAGGTCTCCAAGGAGACAGCCCTGTGA
- the MAPK12 gene encoding mitogen-activated protein kinase 12 isoform X2: MSSPPPARRGFYRQEVTKTEWEVRAEYRDLQPVGSGAYGAVCSAVDSRSGARVAIKKLYRPFQSELFAKRAYRELRLLKHMRHENVIGLLDVFTPDETLDDFTDLPRPGKGSRTAALPLTPAWAPRRQLPGDAVHGHRPGQAHEARKAERGQDPVPRVPDTEGAQVHPRCRHHPQGGSQPVGEPAPLTRWPGAPSLRFSPARGLVTGAGGRVCDTHTRSHEKPRPPWRAAGPRGGLKVRPSLLCPQDLKPGNLAVNEDCELKILDFGLARQVDSEMTGYVVTRWYRAPEVILSWMHYTQTVDIWSVGCIMAEMITGQTLFKGSDHLDQLKEIVKVTGTPSPDFVQRLQSADAKNYMKGLPELEKKDFASILTNASPLAVNLLEKMLVLDAEQRVTAAEALAHPYFESLHDPEEEPRTQKYDDSSDLAERTLEDWRHHRLLCGPRPSDCGLEPPL, encoded by the exons ATGAGCTCCCCGCCGCCCGCCCGCAGGGGCTTCTACCGCCAGGAGGTGACCAAGACCGAGTGGGAGGTGCGCGCCGAGTACCGCGACCTGCAGCCGGTGGGCTCGGGCGCCTACGGCGCCGTGTG CTCGGCCGTGGACAGCCGCTCGGGCGCCAGGGTGGCCATCAAGAAGCTGTACCGGCCCTTCCAGTCGGAGCTGTTCGCCAAGCGCGCCTACCGCGAGCTGCGCCTCCTCAAGCACATGCGCCACGAGAAC GTAATTGGGCTGCTGGATGTGTTTACTCCCGATGAGACACTGGACGACTTCACGGACTT GCCTCGGCCAGGGAAGGGCAGCAGGACGGCAGCCTTGCCCTTGACCCCTGCCTGGGCCCCACGCCGGCAGCTACCTGGTGATGCCGTACATGGGCACAGACCTGGGCAAGCTCATGAAGCACGAAAAGCTGAGCGAGGACAGGATCCAGTTCCTCGTGTACCAGATACTGAAGGGGCTCAAG TACATCCACGCTGCAGGCATCATCCACAGGGTGGGTCCCAGCCGGTCGGTGAGCCTGCCCCACTGACCCGCTGGCCTGGCGCCCCCAGCCTCCGCTTCTCACCTGCAAGGGGGCTCGTGACGGGGGCTGGTGGGAGAGTGTGCGACACCCACACACGGTCCCACGAGAAGCCCAGGCCCCCCTGGAGGGCTGCAGGGCCGAGGGGTGGGCTGAAGGTCCGGCCATCACTGCTCTGTCCCCAGGACCTGAAGCCGGGCAACCTGGCTGTGAACGAGGACTGCGAGCTGAAG ATCCTGGACTTCGGCCTGGCCCGGCAGGTGGACAGCGAGATGACTGGGTACGTGGTGACCCGGTGGTACCGGGCGCCCGAGGTCATCCTGAGCTGGATGCACTACACGCAGACAG TCGACATCTGGTCTGTGGGCTGCATCATGGCGGAGATGATCACCGGGCAGACGCTATTCAAGGGCAGTGACC ACCTGGACCAGCTGAAGGAGATCGTGAAGGTGACGGGGACTCCGTCGCCCGACTTTGTGCAGAGGCTGCAGAGTGCGGAC gccaagaactacatgaagggCCTCCCCGAGCTGGAGAAGAAGGATTTTGCCTCCATCCTGACCAACGCAAGCCCTCTGG CCGTGAACCTGCTGGAGAAGATGCTGGTGCTGGACGCGGAGCAGCGGGTGACGGCGGCCGAGGCGCTGGCGCACCCCTACTTCGAGTCCCTGCACGACCCGGAGGAGGAGCCCAGGACGCAGAAGTACGACGACTCGTCGGACCTCGCGGAGCGCACGCTGGAGGACTGGCGGC ACCACAGGCTCCTCTGTGGTCCCCGCCCCTCAGACTGCGGCCTGGAGCCTCCGCTCTGA
- the MAPK12 gene encoding mitogen-activated protein kinase 12 isoform X1 yields the protein MSSPPPARRGFYRQEVTKTEWEVRAEYRDLQPVGSGAYGAVCSAVDSRSGARVAIKKLYRPFQSELFAKRAYRELRLLKHMRHENVIGLLDVFTPDETLDDFTDLPRPGKGSRTAALPLTPAWAPRRQLPGDAVHGHRPGQAHEARKAERGQDPVPRVPDTEGAQVHPRCRHHPQGGSQPVGEPAPLTRWPGAPSLRFSPARGLVTGAGGRVCDTHTRSHEKPRPPWRAAGPRGGLKVRPSLLCPQDLKPGNLAVNEDCELKILDFGLARQVDSEMTGYVVTRWYRAPEVILSWMHYTQTVDIWSVGCIMAEMITGQTLFKGSDHLDQLKEIVKVTGTPSPDFVQRLQSADAKNYMKGLPELEKKDFASILTNASPLAVNLLEKMLVLDAEQRVTAAEALAHPYFESLHDPEEEPRTQKYDDSSDLAERTLEDWRRVTYKEVLSFKPPLQLGPQVSKETAL from the exons ATGAGCTCCCCGCCGCCCGCCCGCAGGGGCTTCTACCGCCAGGAGGTGACCAAGACCGAGTGGGAGGTGCGCGCCGAGTACCGCGACCTGCAGCCGGTGGGCTCGGGCGCCTACGGCGCCGTGTG CTCGGCCGTGGACAGCCGCTCGGGCGCCAGGGTGGCCATCAAGAAGCTGTACCGGCCCTTCCAGTCGGAGCTGTTCGCCAAGCGCGCCTACCGCGAGCTGCGCCTCCTCAAGCACATGCGCCACGAGAAC GTAATTGGGCTGCTGGATGTGTTTACTCCCGATGAGACACTGGACGACTTCACGGACTT GCCTCGGCCAGGGAAGGGCAGCAGGACGGCAGCCTTGCCCTTGACCCCTGCCTGGGCCCCACGCCGGCAGCTACCTGGTGATGCCGTACATGGGCACAGACCTGGGCAAGCTCATGAAGCACGAAAAGCTGAGCGAGGACAGGATCCAGTTCCTCGTGTACCAGATACTGAAGGGGCTCAAG TACATCCACGCTGCAGGCATCATCCACAGGGTGGGTCCCAGCCGGTCGGTGAGCCTGCCCCACTGACCCGCTGGCCTGGCGCCCCCAGCCTCCGCTTCTCACCTGCAAGGGGGCTCGTGACGGGGGCTGGTGGGAGAGTGTGCGACACCCACACACGGTCCCACGAGAAGCCCAGGCCCCCCTGGAGGGCTGCAGGGCCGAGGGGTGGGCTGAAGGTCCGGCCATCACTGCTCTGTCCCCAGGACCTGAAGCCGGGCAACCTGGCTGTGAACGAGGACTGCGAGCTGAAG ATCCTGGACTTCGGCCTGGCCCGGCAGGTGGACAGCGAGATGACTGGGTACGTGGTGACCCGGTGGTACCGGGCGCCCGAGGTCATCCTGAGCTGGATGCACTACACGCAGACAG TCGACATCTGGTCTGTGGGCTGCATCATGGCGGAGATGATCACCGGGCAGACGCTATTCAAGGGCAGTGACC ACCTGGACCAGCTGAAGGAGATCGTGAAGGTGACGGGGACTCCGTCGCCCGACTTTGTGCAGAGGCTGCAGAGTGCGGAC gccaagaactacatgaagggCCTCCCCGAGCTGGAGAAGAAGGATTTTGCCTCCATCCTGACCAACGCAAGCCCTCTGG CCGTGAACCTGCTGGAGAAGATGCTGGTGCTGGACGCGGAGCAGCGGGTGACGGCGGCCGAGGCGCTGGCGCACCCCTACTTCGAGTCCCTGCACGACCCGGAGGAGGAGCCCAGGACGCAGAAGTACGACGACTCGTCGGACCTCGCGGAGCGCACGCTGGAGGACTGGCGGC GTGTCACCTACAAGGAGGTGCTCAGCTTCAAGCCTCCCCTGCAGCTGGGGCCCCAGGTCTCCAAGGAGACAGCCCTGTGA
- the MAPK12 gene encoding mitogen-activated protein kinase 12 isoform X4 translates to MSSPPPARRGFYRQEVTKTEWESELFAKRAYRELRLLKHMRHENVIGLLDVFTPDETLDDFTDLPRPGKGSRTAALPLTPAWAPRRQLPGDAVHGHRPGQAHEARKAERGQDPVPRVPDTEGAQVHPRCRHHPQGGSQPVGEPAPLTRWPGAPSLRFSPARGLVTGAGGRVCDTHTRSHEKPRPPWRAAGPRGGLKVRPSLLCPQDLKPGNLAVNEDCELKILDFGLARQVDSEMTGYVVTRWYRAPEVILSWMHYTQTVDIWSVGCIMAEMITGQTLFKGSDHLDQLKEIVKVTGTPSPDFVQRLQSADAKNYMKGLPELEKKDFASILTNASPLAVNLLEKMLVLDAEQRVTAAEALAHPYFESLHDPEEEPRTQKYDDSSDLAERTLEDWRRVTYKEVLSFKPPLQLGPQVSKETAL, encoded by the exons ATGAGCTCCCCGCCGCCCGCCCGCAGGGGCTTCTACCGCCAGGAGGTGACCAAGACCGAGTGGGAG TCGGAGCTGTTCGCCAAGCGCGCCTACCGCGAGCTGCGCCTCCTCAAGCACATGCGCCACGAGAAC GTAATTGGGCTGCTGGATGTGTTTACTCCCGATGAGACACTGGACGACTTCACGGACTT GCCTCGGCCAGGGAAGGGCAGCAGGACGGCAGCCTTGCCCTTGACCCCTGCCTGGGCCCCACGCCGGCAGCTACCTGGTGATGCCGTACATGGGCACAGACCTGGGCAAGCTCATGAAGCACGAAAAGCTGAGCGAGGACAGGATCCAGTTCCTCGTGTACCAGATACTGAAGGGGCTCAAG TACATCCACGCTGCAGGCATCATCCACAGGGTGGGTCCCAGCCGGTCGGTGAGCCTGCCCCACTGACCCGCTGGCCTGGCGCCCCCAGCCTCCGCTTCTCACCTGCAAGGGGGCTCGTGACGGGGGCTGGTGGGAGAGTGTGCGACACCCACACACGGTCCCACGAGAAGCCCAGGCCCCCCTGGAGGGCTGCAGGGCCGAGGGGTGGGCTGAAGGTCCGGCCATCACTGCTCTGTCCCCAGGACCTGAAGCCGGGCAACCTGGCTGTGAACGAGGACTGCGAGCTGAAG ATCCTGGACTTCGGCCTGGCCCGGCAGGTGGACAGCGAGATGACTGGGTACGTGGTGACCCGGTGGTACCGGGCGCCCGAGGTCATCCTGAGCTGGATGCACTACACGCAGACAG TCGACATCTGGTCTGTGGGCTGCATCATGGCGGAGATGATCACCGGGCAGACGCTATTCAAGGGCAGTGACC ACCTGGACCAGCTGAAGGAGATCGTGAAGGTGACGGGGACTCCGTCGCCCGACTTTGTGCAGAGGCTGCAGAGTGCGGAC gccaagaactacatgaagggCCTCCCCGAGCTGGAGAAGAAGGATTTTGCCTCCATCCTGACCAACGCAAGCCCTCTGG CCGTGAACCTGCTGGAGAAGATGCTGGTGCTGGACGCGGAGCAGCGGGTGACGGCGGCCGAGGCGCTGGCGCACCCCTACTTCGAGTCCCTGCACGACCCGGAGGAGGAGCCCAGGACGCAGAAGTACGACGACTCGTCGGACCTCGCGGAGCGCACGCTGGAGGACTGGCGGC GTGTCACCTACAAGGAGGTGCTCAGCTTCAAGCCTCCCCTGCAGCTGGGGCCCCAGGTCTCCAAGGAGACAGCCCTGTGA
- the MAPK12 gene encoding mitogen-activated protein kinase 12 isoform X3: MSSPPPARRGFYRQEVTKTEWEVRAEYRDLQPSELFAKRAYRELRLLKHMRHENVIGLLDVFTPDETLDDFTDLPRPGKGSRTAALPLTPAWAPRRQLPGDAVHGHRPGQAHEARKAERGQDPVPRVPDTEGAQVHPRCRHHPQGGSQPVGEPAPLTRWPGAPSLRFSPARGLVTGAGGRVCDTHTRSHEKPRPPWRAAGPRGGLKVRPSLLCPQDLKPGNLAVNEDCELKILDFGLARQVDSEMTGYVVTRWYRAPEVILSWMHYTQTVDIWSVGCIMAEMITGQTLFKGSDHLDQLKEIVKVTGTPSPDFVQRLQSADAKNYMKGLPELEKKDFASILTNASPLAVNLLEKMLVLDAEQRVTAAEALAHPYFESLHDPEEEPRTQKYDDSSDLAERTLEDWRRVTYKEVLSFKPPLQLGPQVSKETAL, from the exons ATGAGCTCCCCGCCGCCCGCCCGCAGGGGCTTCTACCGCCAGGAGGTGACCAAGACCGAGTGGGAGGTGCGCGCCGAGTACCGCGACCTGCAGCCG TCGGAGCTGTTCGCCAAGCGCGCCTACCGCGAGCTGCGCCTCCTCAAGCACATGCGCCACGAGAAC GTAATTGGGCTGCTGGATGTGTTTACTCCCGATGAGACACTGGACGACTTCACGGACTT GCCTCGGCCAGGGAAGGGCAGCAGGACGGCAGCCTTGCCCTTGACCCCTGCCTGGGCCCCACGCCGGCAGCTACCTGGTGATGCCGTACATGGGCACAGACCTGGGCAAGCTCATGAAGCACGAAAAGCTGAGCGAGGACAGGATCCAGTTCCTCGTGTACCAGATACTGAAGGGGCTCAAG TACATCCACGCTGCAGGCATCATCCACAGGGTGGGTCCCAGCCGGTCGGTGAGCCTGCCCCACTGACCCGCTGGCCTGGCGCCCCCAGCCTCCGCTTCTCACCTGCAAGGGGGCTCGTGACGGGGGCTGGTGGGAGAGTGTGCGACACCCACACACGGTCCCACGAGAAGCCCAGGCCCCCCTGGAGGGCTGCAGGGCCGAGGGGTGGGCTGAAGGTCCGGCCATCACTGCTCTGTCCCCAGGACCTGAAGCCGGGCAACCTGGCTGTGAACGAGGACTGCGAGCTGAAG ATCCTGGACTTCGGCCTGGCCCGGCAGGTGGACAGCGAGATGACTGGGTACGTGGTGACCCGGTGGTACCGGGCGCCCGAGGTCATCCTGAGCTGGATGCACTACACGCAGACAG TCGACATCTGGTCTGTGGGCTGCATCATGGCGGAGATGATCACCGGGCAGACGCTATTCAAGGGCAGTGACC ACCTGGACCAGCTGAAGGAGATCGTGAAGGTGACGGGGACTCCGTCGCCCGACTTTGTGCAGAGGCTGCAGAGTGCGGAC gccaagaactacatgaagggCCTCCCCGAGCTGGAGAAGAAGGATTTTGCCTCCATCCTGACCAACGCAAGCCCTCTGG CCGTGAACCTGCTGGAGAAGATGCTGGTGCTGGACGCGGAGCAGCGGGTGACGGCGGCCGAGGCGCTGGCGCACCCCTACTTCGAGTCCCTGCACGACCCGGAGGAGGAGCCCAGGACGCAGAAGTACGACGACTCGTCGGACCTCGCGGAGCGCACGCTGGAGGACTGGCGGC GTGTCACCTACAAGGAGGTGCTCAGCTTCAAGCCTCCCCTGCAGCTGGGGCCCCAGGTCTCCAAGGAGACAGCCCTGTGA
- the MAPK12 gene encoding mitogen-activated protein kinase 12 isoform X7, which translates to MSSPPPARRGFYRQEVTKTEWEVRAEYRDLQPVGSGAYGAVCSAVDSRSGARVAIKKLYRPFQSELFAKRAYRELRLLKHMRHENVIGLLDVFTPDETLDDFTDLPRPGKGSRTAALPLTPAWAPRRQLPGDAVHGHRPGQAHEARKAERGQDPVPRVPDTEGAQVHPRCRHHPQGGSQPVGEPAPLTRWPGAPSLRFSPARGLVTGAGGRVCDTHTRSHEKPRPPWRAAGPRGGLKVRPSLLCPQDLKPGNLAVNEDCELKVSWGTRCCRGERGEPPPPAHLRPVPSALRLGEVLAGARAEGQTPTPVTEAEALPWAPGRWTGGGVASLVASWLALWVVLGTFRLLEDGPSWQHGLTRRRAKASL; encoded by the exons ATGAGCTCCCCGCCGCCCGCCCGCAGGGGCTTCTACCGCCAGGAGGTGACCAAGACCGAGTGGGAGGTGCGCGCCGAGTACCGCGACCTGCAGCCGGTGGGCTCGGGCGCCTACGGCGCCGTGTG CTCGGCCGTGGACAGCCGCTCGGGCGCCAGGGTGGCCATCAAGAAGCTGTACCGGCCCTTCCAGTCGGAGCTGTTCGCCAAGCGCGCCTACCGCGAGCTGCGCCTCCTCAAGCACATGCGCCACGAGAAC GTAATTGGGCTGCTGGATGTGTTTACTCCCGATGAGACACTGGACGACTTCACGGACTT GCCTCGGCCAGGGAAGGGCAGCAGGACGGCAGCCTTGCCCTTGACCCCTGCCTGGGCCCCACGCCGGCAGCTACCTGGTGATGCCGTACATGGGCACAGACCTGGGCAAGCTCATGAAGCACGAAAAGCTGAGCGAGGACAGGATCCAGTTCCTCGTGTACCAGATACTGAAGGGGCTCAAG TACATCCACGCTGCAGGCATCATCCACAGGGTGGGTCCCAGCCGGTCGGTGAGCCTGCCCCACTGACCCGCTGGCCTGGCGCCCCCAGCCTCCGCTTCTCACCTGCAAGGGGGCTCGTGACGGGGGCTGGTGGGAGAGTGTGCGACACCCACACACGGTCCCACGAGAAGCCCAGGCCCCCCTGGAGGGCTGCAGGGCCGAGGGGTGGGCTGAAGGTCCGGCCATCACTGCTCTGTCCCCAGGACCTGAAGCCGGGCAACCTGGCTGTGAACGAGGACTGCGAGCTGAAGGTGAGTTGGGGGACTCGGTGCTGTCGGGGAGAACGAGGGGAGCCCCCTCCTCCGGCCCATCTGCGCCCTGTGCCCTCGGCCCTCAGGCTAGGAGAGGTGCTGGCCGGGGCCCGGGCAGAGGGACAGACCCCGACCCCAGTCACTGAGGCAGAGGCTCTGCCTTGGGCCCCTGGGAGGTGGACAGGTGGGGGTGTGGCGTCGCTGGTGGCATCGTGGTTGGCATTGTGGGTGGTACTGGGCACATTTCGCCTGCTTGAAGATGGGCCCAGCTGGCAGCACGGGCTCACCCGGCGTAGGGCCAAGGCCTCCCTGTAG
- the MAPK12 gene encoding mitogen-activated protein kinase 12 isoform X6, producing MSSPPPARRGFYRQEVTKTEWEVRAEYRDLQPVGSGAYGAVCSAVDSRSGARVAIKKLYRPFQSELFAKRAYRELRLLKHMRHENVIGLLDVFTPDETLDDFTDFYLVMPYMGTDLGKLMKHEKLSEDRIQFLVYQILKGLKYIHAAGIIHRDLKPGNLAVNEDCELKILDFGLARQVDSEMTGYVVTRWYRAPEVILSWMHYTQTVDIWSVGCIMAEMITGQTLFKGSDHLDQLKEIVKVTGTPSPDFVQRLQSADAKNYMKGLPELEKKDFASILTNASPLAVNLLEKMLVLDAEQRVTAAEALAHPYFESLHDPEEEPRTQKYDDSSDLAERTLEDWRRVTYKEVLSFKPPLQLGPQVSKETAL from the exons ATGAGCTCCCCGCCGCCCGCCCGCAGGGGCTTCTACCGCCAGGAGGTGACCAAGACCGAGTGGGAGGTGCGCGCCGAGTACCGCGACCTGCAGCCGGTGGGCTCGGGCGCCTACGGCGCCGTGTG CTCGGCCGTGGACAGCCGCTCGGGCGCCAGGGTGGCCATCAAGAAGCTGTACCGGCCCTTCCAGTCGGAGCTGTTCGCCAAGCGCGCCTACCGCGAGCTGCGCCTCCTCAAGCACATGCGCCACGAGAAC GTAATTGGGCTGCTGGATGTGTTTACTCCCGATGAGACACTGGACGACTTCACGGACTT CTACCTGGTGATGCCGTACATGGGCACAGACCTGGGCAAGCTCATGAAGCACGAAAAGCTGAGCGAGGACAGGATCCAGTTCCTCGTGTACCAGATACTGAAGGGGCTCAAG TACATCCACGCTGCAGGCATCATCCACAGG GACCTGAAGCCGGGCAACCTGGCTGTGAACGAGGACTGCGAGCTGAAG ATCCTGGACTTCGGCCTGGCCCGGCAGGTGGACAGCGAGATGACTGGGTACGTGGTGACCCGGTGGTACCGGGCGCCCGAGGTCATCCTGAGCTGGATGCACTACACGCAGACAG TCGACATCTGGTCTGTGGGCTGCATCATGGCGGAGATGATCACCGGGCAGACGCTATTCAAGGGCAGTGACC ACCTGGACCAGCTGAAGGAGATCGTGAAGGTGACGGGGACTCCGTCGCCCGACTTTGTGCAGAGGCTGCAGAGTGCGGAC gccaagaactacatgaagggCCTCCCCGAGCTGGAGAAGAAGGATTTTGCCTCCATCCTGACCAACGCAAGCCCTCTGG CCGTGAACCTGCTGGAGAAGATGCTGGTGCTGGACGCGGAGCAGCGGGTGACGGCGGCCGAGGCGCTGGCGCACCCCTACTTCGAGTCCCTGCACGACCCGGAGGAGGAGCCCAGGACGCAGAAGTACGACGACTCGTCGGACCTCGCGGAGCGCACGCTGGAGGACTGGCGGC GTGTCACCTACAAGGAGGTGCTCAGCTTCAAGCCTCCCCTGCAGCTGGGGCCCCAGGTCTCCAAGGAGACAGCCCTGTGA